In Gymnogyps californianus isolate 813 chromosome 6, ASM1813914v2, whole genome shotgun sequence, a single window of DNA contains:
- the LOC127017516 gene encoding hexokinase HKDC1-like isoform X2: MFAVHLLAFHFTKLKEDQIKKVDRYLYHMRLSDDVLLDVMARFQAEMVKGLGRDTNPTATVKMLPSFVRSLPDGSEKGDFLAVDLGGSQFRAHQVKVFDDGKQSSQLESKFYLTPKEVIQGNGAELFDYVADCLLDFMETKNLKHKKLPLGFTFSFPCKQTKLEEDIDVDVLALVNDTVGTMMTCGYDDQRCEVGLIIGTGTNACYMEEMRHIDLVEGDEGRMCINTEWGAFGDDGALDDLRTEFDRELDLGSLNPGKQLFEKMISSLYLGELVRLILLKMTKEGLLFNGKVSTALLTKGKIEMKHVSAMEKCKEGLSNTKEILTELNLFPSEDDCIAVQHVCTIVSFRSANLCAAALAAILTRLRENKKLLRMRTTVGIDGGLYKTHPQYAKRLHKVVRRLVPNCDVRFLLSVSGSGKGAAMVTAVAHRLAAQRKQIDAALAPFLLSLETLREVKNKMRTELEYGLKRETQASATVKMLPTYVCGTPDGTEKGKFLALDLGGTNFRVLLVKIRSGRRRSVQMYNKIFAIPLEIMQGTGEELFDHIVQCIADFLEYMGIKGARLPLGFTFSFPCRQASIDKGTLVGWTKGFKATDCEGEDVVDMLREAIRRRNEFDLDIVAVVNDTVGTMMTCGYEDPNCEIGLIAGTGSNVCYMEDMKNIEIVEGNEGKMCINTEWGGFGDNGCIDNIRTKYDKEVDEGSLNPGKQRYEKMTSGMYLGEIVRQILIDLTKQGLLFRGQISESLRKRGIFETKFLSQIESDRLALLQVRRILQQLGLDSTCDDSIIVKEVCGTVSKRAAQLCGAGLAAIVEKKRENRGVEHLQITVGVDGTLYKLHPHFSRVLRETVKELAPQCDVTFMLSEDGSGKGAALITAVAKRLHNVGQK, translated from the exons GTTGACAGGTACCTGTATCACATGCGTCTCTCTGACGATGTCTTGCTGGACGTGATGGCTCGCTTTCAGGCCGAGATGGTgaaggggctggggagagacacGAACCCCACAGCAACAGTAAAAATGCTGCCATCATTTGTGCGCTCGCTTCCTGATGGCTCAG AGAAGGGTGACTTCCTTGCTGTTGACCTGGGTGGCTCCCAGTTTCGTGCCCACCAGGTGAAGGTGTTTGATGACgggaagcagagcagccagctggAGAGCAAGTTTTACCTCACACCCAAGGAGGTCATACAGGGGAACGGAGCCGAG CTCTTTGATTATGTTGCTGACTGTCTGTTAGACTTCATGGAGACCAAAAACCTGAAGCATAAGAAGTTACCTCTTGgctttacattttcctttccatgcaAACAGACCAAATTGGAAGAG GACATAGACGTTGATGTTTTGGCACTGGTCAATGACACTGTGGGAACCATGATGACTTGCGGATATGATGACCAGCGCTGTGAAGTTGGACTCATAATTG GGACTGGCACGAACGCATGCTACATGGAGGAAATGAGGCACATCGATCTGGTGGAAGGTGATGAAGGCAGGATGTGCATTAACACGGAGTGGGGTGCCTTTGGAGATGACGGTGCTTTGGATGACCTCCGCACAGAGTTTGATCGGGAGCTCGATCTGGGATCTCTCAATCCTGGAAAACAATT GTTTGAGAAGATGATCAGCAGCCTGTATTTGGGGGAGCTTGTAAGGCTCATTCTCCTAAAAATGACAAAGGAAGGTCTGCTCTTCAATGGGAAAGTGTCAACAGCTCTGCTTACTAAGGGCAAGATCGAAATGAAACATGTGTCTGCAATGGAAAA ATGTAAGGAAGGTCTGAGCAACACAAAAGAGATCCTTACAGAGCTGAACCTGTTCCCCTCTGAAGACGACTGCATTGCTGTTCAGCATGTCTGCACCATCGTTTCCTTCCGCTCGGCCAACCTCTGTGCTGCCGCCTTAGCAGCCATACTGACCCGActgagagagaataaaaaactGTTAAGGATGCGAACCACTGTTGGGATTGATGGGGGACTTTATAAAACCCACCCCCA ATATGCCAAACGTCTGCACAAGGTGGTGAGAAGGCTGGTCCCAAACTGTGATGTTCGGTTCCTTCTCTCTGTGAGCGGCAGTGGGAAGGGGGCTGCCATGGTCACAGCGGTGGCACACAGGCTGGCTGCTCAGCGCAAGCAAATCGATGCTGCTCTTGCACCGTTTCTGCTATCCCTGGAGACCCTCAGAGAAGTTAAGAACAAAATGAGGACTGAGCTGGAATACGGGCTAAAGCGAGAGACGCAAGCCAGTGCCACAGTGAAGATGTTACCCACATATGTCTGTGGGACACCAGATGGAACAG agaaaggaaagttCCTTGCCCTTGATCTTGGTGGGACAAATTTCAGGGTTCTGCTGGTCAAAATCAGAAGTGGGAGAAGAAGATCAGTGCAAATGTATAACAAAATCTTTGCAATTCCATTGGAGATCATGCAAGGGACGGGGGAGGAG ctctttGACCATATTGTCCAGTGCATAGCAGACTTTCTGGAGTATATGGGGATTAAAGGTGCTCGACTGCCTCTGGgcttcaccttctccttcccgTGCAGGCAAGCCAGTATTGACAAG gGAACGCTTGTGGGATGGACAAAAGGTTTCAAGGCAACAGACTGTGAGGGGGAAGATGTTGTTGATATGCTGAGAGAGGCCATCAGGAGAAGAAAC GAGTTTGACTTGGACATTGTAGCAGTGGTGAACGACACCGTTGGGACAATGATGACATGCGGATATGAGGACCCAAACTGTGAGATTGGCCTTATCGCAG GAACGGGCAGCAATGTGTGCTACATGGAGGACATGAAAAACATAGAAATAGTGGAagggaatgaaggaaaaatgtgcATTAATACGGAATGGGGAGGATTTGGTGACAACGGCTGCATAGACAACATCAGAACAAAATATGATAAAGAAGTAGATGAAGGCTCACTAAACCCAGGGAAACAGAG GTATGAAAAAATGACCAGTGGAATGTACCTAGGTGAAATAGTAAGGCAAATTTTGATCGACTTAACCAAACAAGGACTGCTGTTCAGAGGACAGATTTCGGAGTCACTCAGGAAAAGAGgcatatttgaaacaaaattccTGTCTCAGATTGAGAG CGACCGACTCGCCCTCCTCCAAGTCCGGCGAATTCTGCAGCAGCTTGGCCTGGACAGCACATGCGACGACAGCATCATTGTGAAAGAGGTGTGTGGAACTGTTTCAAAAAGAGCCGCCCAGCTCTGTGGGGCAGGACTGGCGGCTATTGTagagaagaagagggaaaaccGAGGTGTGGAGCACTTGCAAATCACCGTTGGAGTAGATGGGACTTTGTACAAGCTCCATCCACA tttttctagGGTCCTGCGGGAAACAGTGAAGGAACTGGCACCTCAGTGTGATGTGACTTTCATGCTTTCTGAAGATGGAAGTGGGAAGGGAGCTGCCCTCATTACTGCAGTAGCAAAAAGATTGCATAATGTTGGACAGAAGTAA
- the LOC127017516 gene encoding hexokinase HKDC1-like isoform X1, whose product MFAVHLLAFHFTKLKEDQIKKVDRYLYHMRLSDDVLLDVMARFQAEMVKGLGRDTNPTATVKMLPSFVRSLPDGSEKGDFLAVDLGGSQFRAHQVKVFDDGKQSSQLESKFYLTPKEVIQGNGAELFDYVADCLLDFMETKNLKHKKLPLGFTFSFPCKQTKLEEGVLLAWTKHFKVRGVQDTDVVNSLRKALQKHKDIDVDVLALVNDTVGTMMTCGYDDQRCEVGLIIGTGTNACYMEEMRHIDLVEGDEGRMCINTEWGAFGDDGALDDLRTEFDRELDLGSLNPGKQLFEKMISSLYLGELVRLILLKMTKEGLLFNGKVSTALLTKGKIEMKHVSAMEKCKEGLSNTKEILTELNLFPSEDDCIAVQHVCTIVSFRSANLCAAALAAILTRLRENKKLLRMRTTVGIDGGLYKTHPQYAKRLHKVVRRLVPNCDVRFLLSVSGSGKGAAMVTAVAHRLAAQRKQIDAALAPFLLSLETLREVKNKMRTELEYGLKRETQASATVKMLPTYVCGTPDGTEKGKFLALDLGGTNFRVLLVKIRSGRRRSVQMYNKIFAIPLEIMQGTGEELFDHIVQCIADFLEYMGIKGARLPLGFTFSFPCRQASIDKGTLVGWTKGFKATDCEGEDVVDMLREAIRRRNEFDLDIVAVVNDTVGTMMTCGYEDPNCEIGLIAGTGSNVCYMEDMKNIEIVEGNEGKMCINTEWGGFGDNGCIDNIRTKYDKEVDEGSLNPGKQRYEKMTSGMYLGEIVRQILIDLTKQGLLFRGQISESLRKRGIFETKFLSQIESDRLALLQVRRILQQLGLDSTCDDSIIVKEVCGTVSKRAAQLCGAGLAAIVEKKRENRGVEHLQITVGVDGTLYKLHPHFSRVLRETVKELAPQCDVTFMLSEDGSGKGAALITAVAKRLHNVGQK is encoded by the exons GTTGACAGGTACCTGTATCACATGCGTCTCTCTGACGATGTCTTGCTGGACGTGATGGCTCGCTTTCAGGCCGAGATGGTgaaggggctggggagagacacGAACCCCACAGCAACAGTAAAAATGCTGCCATCATTTGTGCGCTCGCTTCCTGATGGCTCAG AGAAGGGTGACTTCCTTGCTGTTGACCTGGGTGGCTCCCAGTTTCGTGCCCACCAGGTGAAGGTGTTTGATGACgggaagcagagcagccagctggAGAGCAAGTTTTACCTCACACCCAAGGAGGTCATACAGGGGAACGGAGCCGAG CTCTTTGATTATGTTGCTGACTGTCTGTTAGACTTCATGGAGACCAAAAACCTGAAGCATAAGAAGTTACCTCTTGgctttacattttcctttccatgcaAACAGACCAAATTGGAAGAG GGGGTTCTTCTTGCCTGGACGAAACACTTCAAGGTCCGAGGAGTTCAGGACACAGATGTGGTCAACTCTCTGCGCAAGGCCCTCCAGAAGCATAAG GACATAGACGTTGATGTTTTGGCACTGGTCAATGACACTGTGGGAACCATGATGACTTGCGGATATGATGACCAGCGCTGTGAAGTTGGACTCATAATTG GGACTGGCACGAACGCATGCTACATGGAGGAAATGAGGCACATCGATCTGGTGGAAGGTGATGAAGGCAGGATGTGCATTAACACGGAGTGGGGTGCCTTTGGAGATGACGGTGCTTTGGATGACCTCCGCACAGAGTTTGATCGGGAGCTCGATCTGGGATCTCTCAATCCTGGAAAACAATT GTTTGAGAAGATGATCAGCAGCCTGTATTTGGGGGAGCTTGTAAGGCTCATTCTCCTAAAAATGACAAAGGAAGGTCTGCTCTTCAATGGGAAAGTGTCAACAGCTCTGCTTACTAAGGGCAAGATCGAAATGAAACATGTGTCTGCAATGGAAAA ATGTAAGGAAGGTCTGAGCAACACAAAAGAGATCCTTACAGAGCTGAACCTGTTCCCCTCTGAAGACGACTGCATTGCTGTTCAGCATGTCTGCACCATCGTTTCCTTCCGCTCGGCCAACCTCTGTGCTGCCGCCTTAGCAGCCATACTGACCCGActgagagagaataaaaaactGTTAAGGATGCGAACCACTGTTGGGATTGATGGGGGACTTTATAAAACCCACCCCCA ATATGCCAAACGTCTGCACAAGGTGGTGAGAAGGCTGGTCCCAAACTGTGATGTTCGGTTCCTTCTCTCTGTGAGCGGCAGTGGGAAGGGGGCTGCCATGGTCACAGCGGTGGCACACAGGCTGGCTGCTCAGCGCAAGCAAATCGATGCTGCTCTTGCACCGTTTCTGCTATCCCTGGAGACCCTCAGAGAAGTTAAGAACAAAATGAGGACTGAGCTGGAATACGGGCTAAAGCGAGAGACGCAAGCCAGTGCCACAGTGAAGATGTTACCCACATATGTCTGTGGGACACCAGATGGAACAG agaaaggaaagttCCTTGCCCTTGATCTTGGTGGGACAAATTTCAGGGTTCTGCTGGTCAAAATCAGAAGTGGGAGAAGAAGATCAGTGCAAATGTATAACAAAATCTTTGCAATTCCATTGGAGATCATGCAAGGGACGGGGGAGGAG ctctttGACCATATTGTCCAGTGCATAGCAGACTTTCTGGAGTATATGGGGATTAAAGGTGCTCGACTGCCTCTGGgcttcaccttctccttcccgTGCAGGCAAGCCAGTATTGACAAG gGAACGCTTGTGGGATGGACAAAAGGTTTCAAGGCAACAGACTGTGAGGGGGAAGATGTTGTTGATATGCTGAGAGAGGCCATCAGGAGAAGAAAC GAGTTTGACTTGGACATTGTAGCAGTGGTGAACGACACCGTTGGGACAATGATGACATGCGGATATGAGGACCCAAACTGTGAGATTGGCCTTATCGCAG GAACGGGCAGCAATGTGTGCTACATGGAGGACATGAAAAACATAGAAATAGTGGAagggaatgaaggaaaaatgtgcATTAATACGGAATGGGGAGGATTTGGTGACAACGGCTGCATAGACAACATCAGAACAAAATATGATAAAGAAGTAGATGAAGGCTCACTAAACCCAGGGAAACAGAG GTATGAAAAAATGACCAGTGGAATGTACCTAGGTGAAATAGTAAGGCAAATTTTGATCGACTTAACCAAACAAGGACTGCTGTTCAGAGGACAGATTTCGGAGTCACTCAGGAAAAGAGgcatatttgaaacaaaattccTGTCTCAGATTGAGAG CGACCGACTCGCCCTCCTCCAAGTCCGGCGAATTCTGCAGCAGCTTGGCCTGGACAGCACATGCGACGACAGCATCATTGTGAAAGAGGTGTGTGGAACTGTTTCAAAAAGAGCCGCCCAGCTCTGTGGGGCAGGACTGGCGGCTATTGTagagaagaagagggaaaaccGAGGTGTGGAGCACTTGCAAATCACCGTTGGAGTAGATGGGACTTTGTACAAGCTCCATCCACA tttttctagGGTCCTGCGGGAAACAGTGAAGGAACTGGCACCTCAGTGTGATGTGACTTTCATGCTTTCTGAAGATGGAAGTGGGAAGGGAGCTGCCCTCATTACTGCAGTAGCAAAAAGATTGCATAATGTTGGACAGAAGTAA
- the LOC127017516 gene encoding hexokinase HKDC1-like isoform X3, protein MARFQAEMVKGLGRDTNPTATVKMLPSFVRSLPDGSEKGDFLAVDLGGSQFRAHQVKVFDDGKQSSQLESKFYLTPKEVIQGNGAELFDYVADCLLDFMETKNLKHKKLPLGFTFSFPCKQTKLEEGVLLAWTKHFKVRGVQDTDVVNSLRKALQKHKDIDVDVLALVNDTVGTMMTCGYDDQRCEVGLIIGTGTNACYMEEMRHIDLVEGDEGRMCINTEWGAFGDDGALDDLRTEFDRELDLGSLNPGKQLFEKMISSLYLGELVRLILLKMTKEGLLFNGKVSTALLTKGKIEMKHVSAMEKCKEGLSNTKEILTELNLFPSEDDCIAVQHVCTIVSFRSANLCAAALAAILTRLRENKKLLRMRTTVGIDGGLYKTHPQYAKRLHKVVRRLVPNCDVRFLLSVSGSGKGAAMVTAVAHRLAAQRKQIDAALAPFLLSLETLREVKNKMRTELEYGLKRETQASATVKMLPTYVCGTPDGTEKGKFLALDLGGTNFRVLLVKIRSGRRRSVQMYNKIFAIPLEIMQGTGEELFDHIVQCIADFLEYMGIKGARLPLGFTFSFPCRQASIDKGTLVGWTKGFKATDCEGEDVVDMLREAIRRRNFDLDIVAVVNDTVGTMMTCGYEDPNCEIGLIAGTGSNVCYMEDMKNIEIVEGNEGKMCINTEWGGFGDNGCIDNIRTKYDKEVDEGSLNPGKQRYEKMTSGMYLGEIVRQILIDLTKQGLLFRGQISESLRKRGIFETKFLSQIESDRLALLQVRRILQQLGLDSTCDDSIIVKEVCGTVSKRAAQLCGAGLAAIVEKKRENRGVEHLQITVGVDGTLYKLHPHFSRVLRETVKELAPQCDVTFMLSEDGSGKGAALITAVAKRLHNVGQK, encoded by the exons ATGGCTCGCTTTCAGGCCGAGATGGTgaaggggctggggagagacacGAACCCCACAGCAACAGTAAAAATGCTGCCATCATTTGTGCGCTCGCTTCCTGATGGCTCAG AGAAGGGTGACTTCCTTGCTGTTGACCTGGGTGGCTCCCAGTTTCGTGCCCACCAGGTGAAGGTGTTTGATGACgggaagcagagcagccagctggAGAGCAAGTTTTACCTCACACCCAAGGAGGTCATACAGGGGAACGGAGCCGAG CTCTTTGATTATGTTGCTGACTGTCTGTTAGACTTCATGGAGACCAAAAACCTGAAGCATAAGAAGTTACCTCTTGgctttacattttcctttccatgcaAACAGACCAAATTGGAAGAG GGGGTTCTTCTTGCCTGGACGAAACACTTCAAGGTCCGAGGAGTTCAGGACACAGATGTGGTCAACTCTCTGCGCAAGGCCCTCCAGAAGCATAAG GACATAGACGTTGATGTTTTGGCACTGGTCAATGACACTGTGGGAACCATGATGACTTGCGGATATGATGACCAGCGCTGTGAAGTTGGACTCATAATTG GGACTGGCACGAACGCATGCTACATGGAGGAAATGAGGCACATCGATCTGGTGGAAGGTGATGAAGGCAGGATGTGCATTAACACGGAGTGGGGTGCCTTTGGAGATGACGGTGCTTTGGATGACCTCCGCACAGAGTTTGATCGGGAGCTCGATCTGGGATCTCTCAATCCTGGAAAACAATT GTTTGAGAAGATGATCAGCAGCCTGTATTTGGGGGAGCTTGTAAGGCTCATTCTCCTAAAAATGACAAAGGAAGGTCTGCTCTTCAATGGGAAAGTGTCAACAGCTCTGCTTACTAAGGGCAAGATCGAAATGAAACATGTGTCTGCAATGGAAAA ATGTAAGGAAGGTCTGAGCAACACAAAAGAGATCCTTACAGAGCTGAACCTGTTCCCCTCTGAAGACGACTGCATTGCTGTTCAGCATGTCTGCACCATCGTTTCCTTCCGCTCGGCCAACCTCTGTGCTGCCGCCTTAGCAGCCATACTGACCCGActgagagagaataaaaaactGTTAAGGATGCGAACCACTGTTGGGATTGATGGGGGACTTTATAAAACCCACCCCCA ATATGCCAAACGTCTGCACAAGGTGGTGAGAAGGCTGGTCCCAAACTGTGATGTTCGGTTCCTTCTCTCTGTGAGCGGCAGTGGGAAGGGGGCTGCCATGGTCACAGCGGTGGCACACAGGCTGGCTGCTCAGCGCAAGCAAATCGATGCTGCTCTTGCACCGTTTCTGCTATCCCTGGAGACCCTCAGAGAAGTTAAGAACAAAATGAGGACTGAGCTGGAATACGGGCTAAAGCGAGAGACGCAAGCCAGTGCCACAGTGAAGATGTTACCCACATATGTCTGTGGGACACCAGATGGAACAG agaaaggaaagttCCTTGCCCTTGATCTTGGTGGGACAAATTTCAGGGTTCTGCTGGTCAAAATCAGAAGTGGGAGAAGAAGATCAGTGCAAATGTATAACAAAATCTTTGCAATTCCATTGGAGATCATGCAAGGGACGGGGGAGGAG ctctttGACCATATTGTCCAGTGCATAGCAGACTTTCTGGAGTATATGGGGATTAAAGGTGCTCGACTGCCTCTGGgcttcaccttctccttcccgTGCAGGCAAGCCAGTATTGACAAG gGAACGCTTGTGGGATGGACAAAAGGTTTCAAGGCAACAGACTGTGAGGGGGAAGATGTTGTTGATATGCTGAGAGAGGCCATCAGGAGAAGAAAC TTTGACTTGGACATTGTAGCAGTGGTGAACGACACCGTTGGGACAATGATGACATGCGGATATGAGGACCCAAACTGTGAGATTGGCCTTATCGCAG GAACGGGCAGCAATGTGTGCTACATGGAGGACATGAAAAACATAGAAATAGTGGAagggaatgaaggaaaaatgtgcATTAATACGGAATGGGGAGGATTTGGTGACAACGGCTGCATAGACAACATCAGAACAAAATATGATAAAGAAGTAGATGAAGGCTCACTAAACCCAGGGAAACAGAG GTATGAAAAAATGACCAGTGGAATGTACCTAGGTGAAATAGTAAGGCAAATTTTGATCGACTTAACCAAACAAGGACTGCTGTTCAGAGGACAGATTTCGGAGTCACTCAGGAAAAGAGgcatatttgaaacaaaattccTGTCTCAGATTGAGAG CGACCGACTCGCCCTCCTCCAAGTCCGGCGAATTCTGCAGCAGCTTGGCCTGGACAGCACATGCGACGACAGCATCATTGTGAAAGAGGTGTGTGGAACTGTTTCAAAAAGAGCCGCCCAGCTCTGTGGGGCAGGACTGGCGGCTATTGTagagaagaagagggaaaaccGAGGTGTGGAGCACTTGCAAATCACCGTTGGAGTAGATGGGACTTTGTACAAGCTCCATCCACA tttttctagGGTCCTGCGGGAAACAGTGAAGGAACTGGCACCTCAGTGTGATGTGACTTTCATGCTTTCTGAAGATGGAAGTGGGAAGGGAGCTGCCCTCATTACTGCAGTAGCAAAAAGATTGCATAATGTTGGACAGAAGTAA